The following are encoded together in the Bradyrhizobium algeriense genome:
- a CDS encoding hemin uptake protein HemP: MAAPSGDNVGGAGKHAENPPSARRLLTMNGSRIDSRELFATEREIIIAHGEDNYRLRLTSQNKLILTK; the protein is encoded by the coding sequence ATGGCGGCACCTTCAGGAGACAATGTCGGAGGCGCCGGAAAACATGCCGAAAATCCGCCGTCTGCGAGACGCCTTCTCACCATGAACGGCAGCCGGATCGACAGCCGCGAGCTGTTCGCGACCGAGCGCGAAATCATCATCGCGCACGGCGAGGACAATTATCGCCTGCGGCTGACGTCGCAGAACAAGCTGATCCTGACCAAGTGA
- a CDS encoding hemin ABC transporter substrate-binding protein, with the protein MTLCRMLALSAAAGCFLLGNVALAAGITVHDARNRDVTISDPVRIVSIGGAITEILYALGFEDRLAGVDSTSFYPPAALRDKPNVGYMRQLSAEGVLGLNPSLVLAVQGSGPKETMDVLEAANVPLVLVPETFSEAGLIDKIKLVGHAMGADKRAECLTEVVTGDLAQLRELRAKVTKPVRVMFVMSLLNGRAMAAGQKTAANEIIAMAGAVNAIDGYDGYKIINDEAIVAAKPDVVLSIQRGKDSVDAEAVYVHPAFALTPVAANKSFISMEGLYLLGFGPRTAAAARDLSIKLYPALAPQAEKFKPAALSANCRQ; encoded by the coding sequence ATGACATTATGTCGCATGCTCGCACTGTCGGCCGCCGCGGGCTGCTTCCTGCTCGGCAACGTCGCGCTCGCCGCAGGCATTACGGTGCATGATGCCCGTAACCGCGACGTCACGATCTCAGATCCCGTGCGGATCGTCTCGATCGGCGGCGCGATCACCGAAATCCTCTACGCGCTGGGCTTCGAGGACCGCCTCGCCGGCGTGGACTCCACCAGCTTCTATCCACCCGCGGCGCTGCGCGACAAACCGAATGTCGGCTACATGCGGCAGCTTTCGGCCGAGGGCGTGCTCGGGCTCAATCCCTCGCTGGTGCTCGCGGTACAGGGGTCCGGGCCGAAGGAAACCATGGACGTGCTGGAGGCGGCCAACGTGCCGCTGGTGCTGGTGCCCGAAACCTTTTCGGAAGCAGGCCTGATCGACAAGATCAAGCTGGTCGGCCACGCGATGGGCGCGGACAAGCGGGCCGAATGCCTGACGGAAGTCGTCACCGGCGATCTGGCGCAACTGCGCGAGCTGCGCGCCAAGGTGACCAAGCCGGTGCGCGTGATGTTCGTGATGTCACTGCTGAACGGCCGGGCGATGGCCGCGGGCCAGAAGACCGCCGCCAACGAAATCATCGCGATGGCCGGCGCCGTCAACGCGATCGATGGCTATGACGGCTACAAGATCATCAATGACGAGGCGATCGTGGCTGCAAAGCCCGACGTGGTACTGTCGATCCAGCGCGGCAAGGACTCGGTGGACGCCGAAGCCGTATACGTCCATCCGGCCTTTGCGCTGACCCCCGTCGCGGCCAACAAGAGCTTCATCTCCATGGAAGGCCTCTACCTGCTCGGCTTCGGGCCGCGCACGGCGGCGGCCGCACGCGATCTCTCGATCAAGCTGTATCCGGCGCTGGCGCCGCAGGCTGAGAAATTCAAGCCGGCGGCACTCTCCGCAAACTGCCGGCAGTGA